The following coding sequences lie in one Pseudomonas sp. B33.4 genomic window:
- a CDS encoding RNA polymerase sigma factor: MFASANSSAANSDESLLARYREGDGAAFEMLYARHRQGLYRFLLGLSGKPELADEVFQETWLSLIRSSSQPQGRATFRTWLFQIARNRLIDHWRKHDARQPLHDSYDEQAHAVSDEANDPEQLLSLSRDSQRLENALQTLPADQREVFLLRAHGDLDLAQIATLTETPLETVKSRLRYAQQKLRRLLAEEVLT; this comes from the coding sequence CTGTTTGCCTCGGCAAACAGCTCAGCCGCCAACAGCGATGAATCGCTGCTGGCGCGTTATCGCGAGGGCGACGGCGCCGCGTTCGAGATGTTGTACGCGCGCCATCGCCAAGGCCTGTACCGGTTTCTGCTCGGTTTGAGCGGTAAACCGGAACTGGCCGACGAAGTGTTTCAGGAGACCTGGCTGAGCCTGATCCGCAGCAGCAGTCAGCCACAAGGCCGGGCGACATTTCGTACATGGCTGTTCCAGATAGCGCGCAATCGCCTGATCGACCACTGGCGCAAACACGACGCCCGACAACCGCTGCATGACAGCTATGACGAACAAGCTCATGCCGTCAGTGACGAAGCTAACGATCCCGAACAACTGCTCAGCCTCAGCCGCGACAGCCAACGCCTGGAAAATGCCCTGCAAACCCTGCCCGCCGACCAGCGCGAAGTGTTCCTGCTGCGCGCCCACGGCGACCTCGATCTGGCACAAATCGCCACTCTCACCGAAACGCCGCTGGAAACCGTCAAAAGCCGCTTGCGCTACGCCCAGCAAAAACTGCGTCGGCTGCTGGCCGAGGAGGTACTCACATGA